Proteins from a genomic interval of Chroococcidiopsis thermalis PCC 7203:
- a CDS encoding TIGR00300 family protein — MSSSIRFLMCAPDHYDVDYVINPWMEGNIHKSSRDRAVEQWQKLFHVLKEQAVVDLVQPQPGVPDMVFTANAGLVLGDTVVLSRFFHKERQGEEPFFKQWFESKGYTVHELPKDLPFEGAGDALLDREGRWLWAGYGFRSELDSHPYLAKWLDIEVLSLRLMDERFYHLDTCFCPLSGGYLLYYPPAFDSYSNRLIEMRVPAEKRIAIKEADAVNFACNAVNIDSVVVMNKASEDLKARLTKLGFQVIETPLTEFLKAGGAAKCLTLRVTEPVREEVHASTPVESRAVRMEGHLLDSGLINRALDAIVENGGSFQVLNFSLGEQRQSTSSAEVKVTAPSRDVMEEIISQLIDLGAVPRPQEVCDVNMEPVHQAGVAPDDFYVTTIYPTEVRVNCEWVKVQNQRMDGAIAVTFNSGSPVARCKLLRDLEVGEHVIVGIEGIRTIRKTESREQRNKQEFSFMSAGVSSERRVELVVEQVAWELRQVRDQGGKVVVTAGPVVIHTGGGEHLSQLIRQGYVQALLGGNAIAVHDIEQNMMGTSLGVDMKRGVAVQGGHRHHLKVINTIRRYGSIAKAVEQGVLQSGVMYECVRNNVPFCLAGSIRDDGPLPDTEMDLIKAQTEYARLLQGADMILMLSSMLHSIGVGNMTAAGVKMVCVDINPAVVTKLSDRGSVESVGVVTDVGLFLSLLVQQLDKLTSPYHLVQV; from the coding sequence ATGAGTTCTTCGATCCGCTTCTTAATGTGCGCCCCCGACCACTATGATGTGGACTACGTGATTAACCCCTGGATGGAGGGTAACATTCACAAGTCCTCCCGCGATCGCGCCGTCGAACAGTGGCAAAAGTTGTTCCATGTCCTAAAGGAACAAGCCGTTGTCGATTTGGTGCAACCGCAACCAGGCGTACCAGACATGGTATTTACTGCGAATGCAGGCTTGGTTTTGGGGGATACAGTTGTCCTCAGCCGATTCTTCCACAAGGAGCGTCAGGGAGAAGAACCATTCTTCAAGCAGTGGTTTGAGTCCAAAGGTTACACGGTACACGAACTGCCTAAAGACTTACCATTTGAAGGTGCTGGAGATGCACTGCTAGATCGGGAAGGACGCTGGTTATGGGCTGGGTATGGCTTCCGTTCCGAACTCGATTCTCACCCTTATCTCGCCAAATGGCTTGATATTGAAGTGTTATCCTTGCGCTTGATGGACGAGCGCTTCTACCACCTCGATACCTGTTTTTGTCCCTTGAGTGGCGGTTATCTCCTCTACTATCCTCCCGCTTTTGATTCCTATTCCAACCGTCTGATTGAAATGCGGGTTCCAGCTGAAAAGCGGATCGCTATCAAAGAAGCCGATGCGGTGAACTTCGCCTGTAACGCCGTCAATATCGACTCGGTAGTGGTGATGAATAAGGCGAGCGAAGATTTAAAAGCTCGCTTGACTAAACTGGGATTTCAGGTAATTGAAACCCCGCTGACAGAATTCCTCAAAGCTGGGGGAGCCGCCAAATGTCTGACGTTGCGGGTGACAGAACCAGTACGGGAAGAAGTCCACGCCAGCACGCCTGTGGAAAGTCGTGCTGTCCGTATGGAAGGACATTTGTTGGATTCCGGTTTAATCAACCGCGCTTTAGATGCGATCGTGGAAAATGGCGGTAGCTTCCAAGTGCTGAATTTTAGCTTGGGAGAACAGCGACAAAGCACGTCTTCGGCTGAAGTGAAGGTGACAGCGCCATCGCGCGACGTGATGGAAGAGATTATATCTCAGCTAATCGATTTGGGTGCTGTGCCGCGTCCGCAAGAAGTTTGCGACGTGAATATGGAACCCGTACATCAAGCGGGTGTAGCTCCCGATGATTTTTACGTGACGACGATTTATCCGACAGAAGTGCGGGTAAATTGCGAGTGGGTGAAGGTGCAAAATCAGCGCATGGATGGCGCGATCGCAGTTACATTTAATTCTGGTAGTCCCGTGGCTCGGTGCAAGTTATTACGGGATCTAGAAGTCGGCGAACACGTCATCGTTGGAATTGAAGGAATTCGTACCATTCGCAAGACGGAATCGCGGGAACAGCGCAACAAGCAAGAATTTAGTTTTATGTCGGCTGGAGTCTCCAGCGAACGTCGCGTCGAATTAGTGGTGGAACAAGTTGCTTGGGAACTGCGACAAGTGCGCGACCAAGGTGGTAAGGTGGTTGTCACGGCTGGACCCGTAGTAATTCATACAGGTGGCGGGGAACACCTATCGCAGTTAATCCGCCAAGGCTACGTGCAAGCTTTGTTGGGTGGAAACGCGATCGCCGTCCACGATATCGAGCAAAATATGATGGGGACTTCCCTCGGTGTTGATATGAAGCGAGGAGTCGCCGTACAGGGAGGACACCGCCACCACTTGAAGGTTATCAACACGATCCGGCGTTATGGCAGTATTGCTAAGGCTGTCGAGCAAGGTGTATTGCAAAGCGGAGTTATGTACGAATGCGTCCGTAACAACGTCCCCTTCTGCTTAGCGGGTTCGATTCGAGATGATGGTCCTTTACCTGACACCGAGATGGACTTAATTAAAGCTCAAACCGAATATGCTCGGTTATTACAGGGAGCAGATATGATTTTAATGCTCTCCTCGATGCTGCATTCGATCGGTGTAGGGAATATGACTGCTGCTGGGGTGAAAATGGTCTGCGTCGATATTAACCCCGCCGTAGTCACAAAACTGAGCGATCGCGGTTCGGTTGAATCTGTGGGTGTAGTAACGGATGTAGGATTATTCCTGAGTTTGTTAGTACAGCAGTTGGATAAGTTGACCAGTCCTTATCACTTGGTACAAGTCTAA
- a CDS encoding Hsp20/alpha crystallin family protein has protein sequence MALVRWEPFREFEMEPFREFGSLQREMNRLFDSLSPRTGGNGGMAFVPAAELQETPEAIHLKLEVPGMEAKDLDVQVTSEAVAISGERKSETKTEEKGVTRSEFRYGSFRRVIPLPTRIQHENVQANYQNGVLTLTLPKAEEEKNKVVKVNIG, from the coding sequence ATGGCACTAGTACGTTGGGAACCATTCCGCGAATTTGAAATGGAACCATTCCGCGAATTTGGCAGCTTACAAAGAGAAATGAACCGTTTGTTTGACAGCTTGTCACCTCGCACTGGTGGTAATGGTGGGATGGCGTTCGTACCCGCAGCTGAATTGCAAGAAACACCAGAAGCAATTCACTTGAAACTCGAAGTTCCTGGAATGGAAGCTAAAGATTTAGACGTACAAGTAACATCTGAAGCTGTTGCAATTAGCGGCGAACGTAAATCTGAAACCAAGACTGAAGAAAAAGGTGTAACTCGTTCTGAATTTCGTTATGGTTCGTTCCGTCGCGTCATTCCACTGCCAACGAGAATTCAGCATGAAAACGTCCAAGCTAACTATCAAAATGGCGTTCTAACTCTCACATTACCGAAAGCAGAAGAAGAAAAGAATAAGGTTGTGAAAGTTAATATTGGATAA
- a CDS encoding N-formylglutamate amidohydrolase — MNPCWVLERVGNGAIAAVALHDGHDVRQEVADLMVISEADRWREEDPFTAAWTTIADTQIVVKRSRFELDLNRPREKAVYIDPRDAWGLEVWQSVPPAEILTRSLAEYDTFYANLERIFRDLERRHGRFVVFELHTYNHRRLGRDAEPADPRYNPEINLGTATLDRDRWHSIIQSFLSDLRNFDFLGRQLDVRENVKFYGGHFPTWVHQKFPDSACVLSIEVKKFFMDEWTNEVDLEQLEAIRHALQSTVPGILKQLAVETRRKY, encoded by the coding sequence ATGAATCCCTGCTGGGTATTAGAGCGAGTTGGAAATGGCGCGATCGCGGCTGTAGCTTTACATGACGGTCATGATGTCAGGCAGGAAGTTGCAGATTTAATGGTCATCAGCGAAGCCGATCGCTGGCGAGAAGAAGACCCATTTACGGCGGCTTGGACGACGATCGCAGATACGCAAATTGTGGTAAAGCGATCGCGGTTTGAATTAGATCTCAACCGTCCTAGAGAAAAAGCAGTTTATATTGACCCCAGAGATGCATGGGGTTTGGAAGTTTGGCAATCCGTACCACCAGCTGAAATTCTTACTCGTTCCTTAGCTGAATACGATACTTTTTATGCTAATTTAGAACGAATTTTTAGAGATTTAGAACGCCGTCACGGACGTTTTGTTGTATTTGAACTGCATACTTATAATCATCGCCGTTTAGGACGGGATGCTGAACCTGCCGATCCGAGATATAATCCAGAAATCAATTTAGGCACTGCCACGCTGGATCGCGATCGCTGGCATTCTATCATTCAAAGTTTTCTCTCGGATCTCCGCAACTTTGATTTTTTGGGAAGGCAACTTGACGTAAGAGAAAATGTCAAATTTTACGGCGGACATTTTCCTACTTGGGTACATCAAAAGTTTCCTGATTCTGCTTGCGTCCTCTCGATTGAAGTTAAAAAGTTTTTTATGGATGAATGGACGAACGAAGTAGATTTAGAGCAATTAGAAGCGATCCGCCACGCCTTACAATCGACTGTACCAGGGATATTGAAGCAGCTAGCGGTAGAAACCAGACGAAAATATTAA
- the ggt gene encoding gamma-glutamyltransferase gives MGKVTRGTIAAGDARTAAAGIEMFRLGGNAFDAAAAAVLASFVTESSLTSAAGGGFLLAHTQDNQNILFDFFSQTPIHKRPQQEVDFYPIDVNFGDAIQEFHIGLGAIATPGNIGGIYHVQQKLGKLPFHVVTEPAIHYAKYGIEVNEFQTYCWQILQPILTATKAARQIYAPQGVLLEVGDKLFMPDFAATLNYLAERGVQEFYRGDIARQLIKDCQTDGGYLTDADLAEYQVIEREPLTINYRGNTLLTNPPPSSGGMLIAFALELLAQLDLSKIGFGTPLHLQILTAVMRLTDRARKEKYDTNVYQTNIAETFLAAAQITEYASQLNSVVNKWGSTTHLSVVDDEGNAASVTTSNGEGCGYIIPGTGIMLNNMLGEDDINPHGFHQWQENVRISSMMSPTIVLKDNRPEIVLGSGGSKRIRTAILQVISNIIDFQMPVDLAVNSSRLHWEDNVLNLEPGWNEEAIANLISADETSLLWNKQNMFFGGVHTVMEDESGIISGAGDKRRNGAIASI, from the coding sequence ATGGGCAAGGTTACACGCGGTACGATCGCGGCTGGAGATGCAAGAACCGCCGCAGCCGGAATTGAAATGTTTCGCCTGGGTGGTAATGCTTTTGATGCAGCCGCCGCTGCTGTTTTAGCTTCATTTGTCACCGAATCATCGCTGACTTCTGCTGCTGGTGGAGGTTTTCTGTTAGCGCATACTCAGGACAATCAGAATATTTTATTTGATTTCTTTTCCCAAACTCCGATTCATAAAAGACCTCAACAAGAAGTTGATTTTTATCCAATAGACGTTAACTTTGGCGATGCTATTCAAGAATTTCATATTGGACTGGGTGCGATCGCTACGCCAGGAAATATTGGTGGTATTTATCACGTTCAACAAAAGTTAGGTAAATTACCTTTTCATGTCGTTACCGAACCAGCAATTCACTATGCTAAATATGGTATAGAAGTGAATGAGTTTCAAACTTACTGCTGGCAAATTTTACAACCAATTTTGACAGCTACCAAAGCAGCACGACAAATTTACGCGCCGCAAGGCGTGTTGCTGGAGGTAGGGGATAAATTATTCATGCCTGATTTTGCCGCAACTTTAAATTATCTTGCCGAACGAGGGGTGCAAGAGTTTTATCGAGGAGATATTGCCCGACAATTAATTAAAGATTGTCAAACCGATGGCGGTTATTTAACTGATGCAGATTTAGCAGAATATCAAGTCATTGAAAGAGAACCGCTGACAATTAACTATCGAGGGAATACACTATTAACAAATCCACCTCCTAGTTCGGGAGGAATGTTGATTGCTTTTGCTTTAGAATTATTGGCTCAACTCGATTTATCTAAAATTGGTTTTGGTACGCCGCTACACTTACAAATTCTTACAGCAGTCATGCGATTAACCGATCGCGCTAGAAAAGAAAAGTACGATACTAATGTTTATCAAACTAATATAGCAGAAACATTTTTAGCTGCTGCTCAAATTACCGAATATGCATCGCAATTAAATTCAGTTGTGAATAAATGGGGTAGTACTACCCATCTTAGCGTTGTAGATGATGAAGGAAATGCCGCTAGCGTCACAACTTCTAATGGAGAGGGTTGTGGTTACATTATTCCGGGTACGGGCATCATGCTAAATAATATGCTAGGTGAGGACGATATAAATCCACATGGTTTTCATCAATGGCAAGAAAATGTCCGAATTTCTTCAATGATGTCGCCCACAATTGTATTAAAAGACAATCGCCCTGAAATTGTTTTAGGTTCTGGTGGTTCTAAGCGAATTAGAACGGCTATTTTACAAGTTATTTCTAATATTATCGATTTTCAAATGCCTGTAGATCTAGCTGTGAATAGTTCTCGCCTGCATTGGGAAGATAATGTCTTGAATCTGGAACCAGGGTGGAATGAAGAAGCGATCGCTAACTTAATTTCTGCTGATGAAACATCCCTATTATGGAACAAGCAGAATATGTTTTTTGGCGGCGTGCATACAGTCATGGAAGATGAGTCGGGAATCATTTCAGGTGCGGGAGATAAACGACGCAATGGTGCGATCGCATCTATCTAA
- a CDS encoding ferredoxin--nitrite reductase, whose product MTQAVKKQKLNKVEQAKAKKHPLLLKQELEHFAQIGWEAMDEFERDFGLKWLGFFHRPVTPGKFMMRMRIPNGILTSTQMRVLADIVQRYCQGAGFQDQGNADITTRQNLQLRGIRIEDIADIINILAQAGLTCVQSGMDNVRNITGSPVAGIDANELIDTRGLCRILQDTITNNGEGNLELSDLPRKFNIAVAGGRDNSVHAEINDLGLLPAYKNGTLGFNIIVGGYFAPNQYVSAIPLDAWIPPEDVVALTLAMMMVYRENGPRENRQKCRMMHLINQWGIEKFRAEVEQRFGKPLATAAEKDEIDWEKRDHIGVYPQKQTGLNYVGLHVPVGRLYANEMFELARMAEVYGNGEIRLTVEQNLIIPHIPDTRLSAFLAEPLLKERFTIEPGILNRGLVSCTGNEFCGFAIIETKNRALAIVKELEQELILTQPVRIHWTGCPNSCGQPQVADIGFIGTKTRKDDRTVEAVDIWMGGKVGKDAHLGKEVMKRVACEDLKSVVRDLLVEHFGAKIKEEALVG is encoded by the coding sequence ATGACACAAGCAGTTAAAAAACAGAAATTAAATAAAGTCGAACAAGCCAAAGCTAAAAAACACCCTCTATTACTCAAACAAGAACTAGAACACTTCGCCCAAATTGGCTGGGAAGCAATGGACGAGTTCGAGCGAGATTTCGGACTCAAGTGGTTGGGTTTCTTCCATCGCCCAGTAACTCCTGGTAAATTTATGATGCGGATGCGGATACCCAACGGCATCTTAACTAGTACTCAAATGCGAGTTCTAGCAGATATTGTCCAACGCTACTGTCAAGGTGCGGGATTTCAAGACCAAGGTAACGCAGACATTACCACGCGCCAAAACTTACAACTGCGTGGCATCCGCATCGAAGATATTGCTGATATTATCAACATACTGGCACAAGCTGGTCTAACCTGCGTCCAGTCAGGGATGGACAACGTGCGGAACATTACGGGTTCCCCTGTTGCAGGTATCGATGCCAACGAACTCATTGACACGCGCGGATTGTGCCGCATTCTCCAAGATACCATTACTAACAACGGTGAAGGCAATCTCGAACTGAGCGATTTACCCCGAAAATTTAACATAGCTGTGGCTGGTGGTCGCGATAACTCGGTTCACGCCGAAATTAACGACCTCGGCTTGCTTCCAGCATATAAAAACGGGACACTAGGCTTTAACATCATTGTCGGTGGTTATTTTGCCCCCAATCAATATGTATCGGCGATTCCCCTTGATGCTTGGATTCCTCCCGAAGATGTGGTTGCTTTAACTTTGGCGATGATGATGGTCTATCGCGAAAATGGACCGAGGGAAAACCGCCAGAAGTGCCGCATGATGCATCTAATTAACCAATGGGGAATAGAAAAGTTTCGCGCTGAGGTAGAACAACGGTTCGGTAAACCGCTAGCTACAGCCGCAGAAAAAGATGAAATTGACTGGGAAAAACGCGACCATATTGGAGTTTATCCCCAAAAACAAACAGGATTAAATTATGTCGGATTGCACGTTCCTGTCGGTCGCTTGTATGCAAATGAAATGTTTGAACTGGCGCGAATGGCAGAGGTTTACGGCAATGGAGAAATTCGCCTCACCGTCGAGCAAAATTTAATTATTCCCCATATTCCCGATACACGTTTGAGTGCATTTTTAGCCGAACCTCTGCTAAAAGAGCGTTTTACAATTGAGCCAGGAATTTTAAATCGAGGCTTAGTTTCTTGTACTGGAAATGAGTTTTGCGGTTTTGCCATTATTGAAACTAAAAACCGCGCTTTAGCAATAGTTAAGGAACTCGAACAAGAGTTAATCTTAACTCAACCAGTGCGAATTCATTGGACTGGTTGCCCGAATTCCTGCGGTCAACCTCAAGTTGCAGATATTGGTTTTATCGGCACGAAAACGCGCAAAGACGATCGCACGGTGGAGGCAGTAGATATATGGATGGGTGGCAAGGTTGGTAAGGATGCCCACTTAGGTAAAGAGGTGATGAAACGGGTTGCCTGTGAAGATTTAAAATCAGTGGTGCGGGACTTATTGGTCGAACATTTTGGGGCAAAAATTAAAGAGGAAGCATTGGTAGGTTAG
- a CDS encoding hybrid sensor histidine kinase/response regulator — protein MLASLVKVLLIEDSLAEARFLQEILRQANLRHFHLAHVKRLGDALAELDRGLISSQPYDAVLLDLTLPDSQGLASLPLLLQQAPSLPIVVLTNTNDDELAIEAVRQGAQDYLVKRQIDAKLLVRSLCYAIERKQAAEALQAKNQALATQVQESAVELDKAKQLNRFKSEFVSMLSHDFRSPLTTILLATGLLQNSERKLTEKQKLTHFQHINAAIKNMAQMLDEVSLAGKAEAGQLQCQPTYLDIQEFCRELVATLELSAAKKQIALVFTCQGQTEKALWDENLLRHILANLLSNAIKYSSAGSSVQFHLIAQPEMVTFQIRDWGIGIPKADLQQLFQPFHRASNVGSTPGTGLGLAIAKKCVEVCGGEIYVESEVDVGTTFTIILPVVSVPI, from the coding sequence ATGCTTGCCAGTTTAGTAAAAGTCTTGTTAATTGAAGATAGTTTGGCAGAAGCCAGATTTTTACAAGAGATTTTGCGGCAAGCTAATCTCAGACACTTTCATCTGGCACATGTCAAGCGATTGGGAGATGCTTTAGCAGAACTGGATCGAGGGTTAATATCGTCACAACCTTACGATGCAGTCTTACTAGATTTGACTCTCCCAGATAGCCAGGGTTTGGCATCTTTACCTCTACTACTACAACAAGCACCTAGCTTACCAATTGTCGTGCTGACGAATACGAACGATGACGAATTAGCAATTGAGGCAGTGCGACAAGGGGCGCAAGACTATTTAGTGAAACGGCAGATCGATGCTAAATTGTTGGTGCGATCGCTATGTTATGCGATCGAGCGCAAGCAGGCAGCAGAAGCTTTACAAGCCAAAAATCAAGCATTAGCAACCCAGGTGCAGGAAAGTGCAGTTGAGTTAGATAAAGCTAAGCAACTGAATCGATTTAAATCTGAATTTGTCTCAATGCTATCGCATGATTTTCGCAGTCCACTAACAACTATTCTTTTAGCAACTGGACTACTACAAAATAGCGAAAGAAAATTAACTGAAAAACAAAAACTAACCCATTTTCAACATATTAATGCTGCGATTAAAAATATGGCGCAGATGTTGGATGAAGTTTCTCTAGCGGGGAAAGCTGAAGCGGGACAACTTCAATGCCAACCTACCTATTTAGATATTCAAGAATTTTGCCGAGAACTAGTTGCAACACTAGAACTGAGTGCAGCCAAAAAACAGATCGCTCTAGTTTTCACCTGTCAGGGTCAAACAGAAAAAGCATTATGGGATGAAAATCTACTGCGACATATTTTAGCTAACTTACTCAGCAATGCAATTAAATATTCTTCCGCAGGTAGTAGCGTACAATTTCATTTAATTGCTCAACCAGAAATGGTAACTTTTCAAATTCGAGATTGGGGAATAGGTATTCCCAAAGCAGATTTACAACAGCTTTTTCAACCCTTTCACCGCGCTAGCAATGTCGGTAGCACTCCTGGTACTGGCTTAGGACTGGCGATCGCTAAAAAGTGTGTTGAAGTCTGCGGCGGCGAGATTTATGTGGAGAGTGAAGTCGATGTAGGAACCACATTTACTATCATTTTACCCGTGGTCTCCGTACCAATCTAA
- a CDS encoding response regulator, translated as MSGETDAKHKTIFLVEDNRADVRLIEEALKNSSVPHQVMSVRDGVNAIAFLRQEGEFVNAPRPDLILLDLNLPKKDGREVLAEIKADPQLKSIPVVVLTTSRNDEDIAHSYALHVNCYITKSRNLSQLFQIVKGIEEFWLSTVTLPSNQ; from the coding sequence GTGAGCGGAGAAACGGACGCAAAGCACAAAACGATCTTTTTGGTAGAGGACAATAGAGCCGATGTCCGTTTAATTGAAGAGGCGTTAAAAAATAGTTCCGTACCGCATCAAGTGATGTCGGTACGGGATGGAGTCAACGCGATCGCATTTTTGCGTCAAGAGGGCGAGTTTGTAAATGCACCTCGCCCCGATTTAATTCTGCTGGATCTCAACTTACCCAAAAAGGACGGGCGAGAAGTCTTGGCAGAAATTAAAGCCGATCCTCAACTCAAAAGCATTCCTGTTGTCGTCCTCACGACTTCGCGGAATGACGAGGACATCGCCCATAGCTACGCTTTACACGTCAATTGTTACATCACCAAATCTCGCAATCTCAGCCAATTGTTTCAGATTGTCAAGGGAATTGAAGAGTTTTGGCTCTCTACCGTTACATTGCCATCAAATCAGTGA
- a CDS encoding sensor histidine kinase, whose protein sequence is MVIDFQAQGIDITRLKEPAIHTFNQIQPHGILIVLAEPDLTILQISSNAIATFGIAAEQMLQRPLSEFIDPFQLERIQTGLTATEDLDIINPVKLWVRKKGDEYSVFDGVFHRNIEGFLILELEPALTQENIPFLSFYHLARASINRLEETSNLREFCQIIVQEVRNVTGFDRVMLYKFDNDGHGSVIAEEKLDSMEPYLGLHFPESDIPRPARKLFASNWIRLIPDSHCEPVTLVPAINPISKEPTELTNSILRSAAACHFEYLHNMGVGASLTISLIKDQKLWGLIACHHQTPMYVSYELRKACEFLGRMVFSEIASREETEDFAYRRQLAYVQSALVEYMSQEENFVDGLIKHKPNLLNLADAQGAAICFGNTCTTIGKTPVAEDLNFLVQWLKNNVQEEVFYTDSLAQVYPNAERFKHVASGLLAIPISKRNYVLWFRPEVIQTVNWGGDPHNAYELNQENGLRLCPRKSFQLWQETVSLTSLPWKQVEIKAALELRKAIVNIVLRQADELAQLAADLERSNAELKKFAYVASHDLQEPLNQVANYVQLLEMRYQSQLDADAKEFINFAVEGVSLMQTLIDDVLAYSKVEMQGVEFELTEVDTALDRALGNLRQRITESGAKISRDPLPTVMADSTQLMQLFQNLIGNAIKFRSDKPLEIHISAQRQEEDEWLFAVRDNGMGIEPQFSDRIFVIFQRLHPRDEYPGTGMGLAICKKIVECHRGRIWVESQLGAGATFYFTLPVGGRDRERRNGRKAQNDLFGRGQ, encoded by the coding sequence ATGGTCATCGATTTTCAAGCTCAAGGTATCGATATCACCCGTTTAAAAGAACCAGCAATTCATACTTTTAATCAGATTCAACCGCATGGAATTTTAATTGTTTTAGCAGAGCCAGATCTAACAATTTTACAAATTAGCAGTAATGCGATCGCTACGTTCGGAATTGCTGCCGAACAAATGTTACAAAGACCTTTATCAGAATTTATCGATCCTTTTCAGTTAGAGAGAATTCAGACTGGCTTAACCGCAACAGAAGATCTCGATATCATCAATCCCGTCAAATTGTGGGTACGAAAGAAGGGCGATGAATATTCTGTATTTGATGGCGTATTTCATCGCAATATAGAAGGATTTCTAATTTTAGAATTAGAACCAGCGCTAACCCAAGAAAATATTCCTTTTCTCAGTTTTTATCACTTAGCTAGAGCATCTATTAATCGCTTAGAAGAAACTTCAAATCTCAGAGAGTTCTGTCAAATTATCGTCCAAGAAGTTCGCAACGTGACTGGCTTCGATCGCGTCATGTTGTATAAATTCGATAACGACGGACATGGTTCTGTCATTGCTGAAGAAAAACTCGATAGCATGGAACCATATTTGGGGCTACACTTTCCTGAATCTGATATTCCTAGACCAGCCAGAAAACTATTTGCCTCTAATTGGATTCGCTTAATTCCCGATAGTCATTGCGAACCTGTAACCCTCGTACCAGCAATTAATCCAATTAGCAAAGAACCTACAGAACTGACGAATTCCATTCTTAGAAGTGCCGCAGCTTGTCATTTTGAATATTTACACAATATGGGTGTAGGTGCTTCGCTGACAATCTCGTTAATTAAAGACCAAAAACTTTGGGGTTTAATTGCTTGTCACCATCAAACACCCATGTATGTTTCTTACGAATTACGCAAAGCGTGCGAATTTTTGGGACGGATGGTCTTTTCTGAAATTGCTTCTAGGGAAGAAACGGAGGATTTTGCCTATCGGCGACAGTTGGCTTACGTGCAGTCAGCTTTAGTCGAATATATGTCTCAAGAAGAGAACTTTGTTGATGGTTTGATTAAACACAAACCAAACCTTCTCAACTTAGCCGATGCCCAAGGTGCAGCAATTTGTTTTGGCAATACTTGCACGACGATTGGTAAAACTCCCGTAGCAGAAGACTTAAATTTCTTAGTTCAGTGGCTGAAAAATAACGTTCAAGAAGAAGTGTTCTACACCGATTCCTTAGCGCAAGTTTATCCCAATGCGGAAAGATTCAAACATGTTGCTAGTGGTTTATTAGCAATTCCAATTTCTAAGCGCAATTACGTATTATGGTTCCGTCCCGAAGTGATTCAAACAGTAAATTGGGGCGGCGATCCTCATAATGCTTACGAATTGAATCAAGAGAATGGACTGCGATTGTGTCCGCGCAAATCTTTCCAATTATGGCAAGAAACAGTCAGCCTCACGTCTTTACCCTGGAAACAAGTAGAAATTAAAGCCGCGCTGGAACTAAGAAAAGCAATTGTCAATATCGTACTGCGCCAAGCTGACGAATTAGCACAATTAGCCGCCGATTTAGAAAGATCGAATGCCGAATTGAAAAAATTTGCTTACGTTGCTTCCCATGACTTACAAGAACCGCTAAATCAGGTAGCAAATTACGTCCAATTGCTAGAAATGCGCTATCAATCGCAACTCGATGCAGACGCGAAGGAATTTATTAATTTTGCTGTCGAGGGAGTTAGCTTAATGCAAACCCTGATCGATGACGTGCTGGCGTATTCTAAAGTAGAAATGCAGGGAGTTGAGTTTGAACTGACGGAAGTTGATACGGCTTTAGACCGTGCTTTAGGTAATTTAAGACAGCGCATTACCGAAAGTGGGGCGAAAATTAGCCGCGATCCATTACCGACTGTGATGGCAGATAGCACCCAATTGATGCAACTGTTTCAAAATTTGATTGGTAATGCAATTAAATTCCGCAGTGACAAACCACTAGAAATTCACATCTCGGCACAGCGTCAAGAAGAAGATGAGTGGCTGTTTGCAGTACGAGATAATGGAATGGGTATTGAACCACAATTTAGCGATCGCATTTTCGTGATCTTCCAACGCCTGCACCCACGAGACGAATACCCAGGTACGGGAATGGGTTTAGCAATCTGTAAAAAGATTGTCGAGTGTCACCGAGGACGAATTTGGGTGGAGTCGCAACTTGGGGCTGGGGCAACATTTTATTTTACGCTACCCGTAGGAGGGCGCGATCGTGAGCGGAGAAACGGACGCAAAGCACAAAACGATCTTTTTGGTAGAGGACAATAG